Proteins encoded in a region of the Chelonoidis abingdonii isolate Lonesome George chromosome 2, CheloAbing_2.0, whole genome shotgun sequence genome:
- the GFOD1 gene encoding glucose-fructose oxidoreductase domain-containing protein 1 isoform X3, with protein MMSAAHYYPKLMSIMGNVLRFLPAFVKMKQLIQEGYVGELLVCEVQVHSGSLLGKKYNWSCDDLMGGGGLHSVGTYIIDLLTFLTSQKAVKVHGLLKTFVKQTDHIKGIRQITSDDFCTFQMVLEGGVCCTVTLNFNVPGEFKQDIIMVGSTGRLIVIGTDLYGQRNSSPQRELLLKDSMPVSNSLLPEKAFSDIPSPYLQGTIKMVQAIRQAFEDQDDRRTWDGRPLTMAATFDDCLYALCVVDTIKKSNQLGEWQNIAIMTEEPELSPAYLISEAMRRSRMSLYC; from the coding sequence ATGATGTCTGCAGCCCATTATTACCCCAAGCTCATGAGCATCATGGGGAACGTTCTCCGCTTCCTGCCTGCCTTTGTGAAGATGAAGCAGCTGATTCAGGAGGGCTATGTAGGGGAGCTGCTGGTGTGCGAGGTGCAGGTGCACAGTGGAAGTCTGCTGGGCAAGAAGTACAACTGGAGCTGTGATGACctgatggggggcgggggtttgCACTCAGTCGGTACCTATATCATCGACCTCTTGACCTTCCTCACCAGCCAGAAGGCTGTGAAAGTGCATGGGCTGCTCAAGACCTTTGTGAAACAGACCGACCACATCAAGGGAATACGTCAGATTACCAGTGATGACTTTTGCACGTTTCAAATGGTTCTGGAAGGTGGGGTGTGCTGCACTGTCACCCTCAACTTCAATGTCCCTGGGGAATTCAAACAGGATATTATTATGGTAGGTTCAACTGGACGACTGATTGTAATAGGCACTGATTTGTATGGGCAGAGAAACAGCTCTCCTCAAAGAGAGCTCCTTCTAAAGGACTCTATGCCAGTCAGCAACTCCTTACTGCCTGAGAAGGCCTTCAGTGATATCCCCTCCCCATACCTTCAGGGCACTATTAAGATGGTGCAGGCCATCCGGCAAGCATTTGAGGACCAGGATGACAGGAGAACCTGGGATGGGAGGCCCCTCACCATGGCTGCGACTTTCGATGACTGCCTGTATGCCTTGTGTGTAGTGgacaccattaaaaagtcaaaccAGCTAGGGGAATGGCAGAACATTGCAATCATGACAGAAGAgccagagctgagccctgcaTACCTGATCAGTGAAGCCATGCGTAGGAGCAGAATGTCTCTGTACTGCTAG